CCGGACAGGTCCCGCACATCGGGGAACACGGACATCACCGGAGGGTCCAGGCCGGCCGCCCGGGCGGCGATCACCACACGGCCGCGCGACCAGTCGAGACCGGAGTCGTCCCGCACCCCCAGATCCGCCCGGAGGTCCGCCTCACCCAGGGCCACACCCCGCACCGCGTGATGCGCCCCGGCGATCGAGTACGCGTGCTCGATCGCCAGCGCCGACTCCAGCAGCGGATAAAGCGGCACACCGGGCGCCAGGGCCGCGACATGGTGCACGGACGCCGCATGGGTGATCTTCGGGAGCCGCATACCGGACAGCCCCGGCAACCCGTGCAGCGCCTTCACGTCGCACTCGCCGTGCACCCGGACATGGACCGGCACCGCCACCGGGTCCGCCGTGACCGGATCGGACAGGAGCTCCGCCGTCGCCGCCCGCGCGTACTCCTTACGGTCCGGGGCGACCGCGTCCTCCAGGTCGACGATCACCACGTCCGCGCCCGACCCGAGCGCCTTGCGGACCACCTCCGGGCGATCCCCGGGCACGTACAGCCAGGTCAGCGGCACCGGGCTCACAGGGCGCCCTCGTCCCGCAGCGCCGCGATCGCCGATGCGGAGAGGCCGAGCCCGGTGAGGATCTCCTCCGTGTCCGCCCCGTGCGGCCGGCCCGCCCAGCGGACCGCCCCCGGAGTCCCCGAGAGACGGAACAGCACGTTCTGCATCCGCAGCGGCCCCAGCTCGGGGTCGTCGACCTCGGTGATCGTGCCGAGCGCCCGGTACTGGGGATCCTCCATCACGTCCCGTACGTCATGGATCGGCGCGATCGCCGCCTCGGCCTTCTCGAAGGCGTCCACCGCCTCGTCCCGGGTGCGCCGGGAGATCCAGTGGCCCACCGCCTCGTCTAGTTCGTCGGCGTGCTCGGCGCGCGTGCTCCCGGCGGAGAACCACGGCTCCTCGATCAGTTCCGGGCGCCCCACCAGACGCATCACACGTTCCGCGACCGACTGGGCGGACGTCGAGACGGCGACCCAGTGGCCGTCGGCGGTGCGGTAGGTGTTGCGCGGAGCGTTGTTGCGGGAGCGGTTGCCGGTCCGGGGCTGGACGTATCCGAGCTGGTCGTACCAGAGCGGCTGCGGCCCCAGCACGGTCAGGATCGGCTCGATGATCGCCATGTCCACCACCTGCCCTTCCCCGGTGCGGTCACGTCCGGCCAGGGCCGTCATCACCGCGTACGCCGTGGCGAGCGCGGCGATCGAATCGGCGAGCCCGAACGGCGGCAGGGTCGGCGGCCCGTCCGGCTCGCCGGTGACGGCCGCGAAGCCGCTCATCGCCTCGGCCAGCGTGCCGAAGCCCGGCCGGTGCGCGTACGGGCCGGTCTGCCCGAAGCCGGTGACCCTGGCCAGCACCAGCCGTGGGTTGGCGGCGCGCAGTTCCTCCCAGCCCAGTCCCCAGCGCTCCAGGGTGCCGGGCCGGAAGTTCTCGATGATCACATCGGTGTCCGCGGCAAGCTTCAGCAGTACGTCACGGCCGCCGGGGGAGGACAGGTCGAGGGTCAGCGTGCGCTTGTTGCGGCCGAGCAGTTTCCACCACAGGCCGATGCCGTCCTTCGCCGGGCCGTGACCACGGGAGGGGTCGGGCCTGCGGGGGTGCTCGACCTTGACGACCTCGGCGCCGAAGTCCCCGAGCATGGTGGCCGCGAGCGGCCCGGCGAAGAGGGTGGCGAGGTCCAGGACCCGCAGGCCTGCGAGCGGCGGCGTCGTGGCGGAGGCGGCAGGGTTCGTGGGAGTGCTCATGCGGCATCGATCTCGCTGCGGTAGGGCATGGACGTCGAGGCACCCGGTTTCTGCACGCAGAGCGCGGCGGCGGACGACGCCCAGGCCACCGCCTCGGGCACGGACCGGCCCTCGCCGAGCGCCACGGCGAGCGTGCCGACGAAGGTGTCCCCGGCGCCGGTCGTGTCGACGGCGGTGACCTCGGGGGCGGGGAAGAGGACCGGTTCGCCGTCCCTGGCCGCGTACAGGCAGCCCTTCCGGCCGAGCGTGATCACGACCTCGGGCACCTGCCGGAGCAGGATCTGCGCCGCCGCGTGCGGTTCCTCGCAGCCGGTGAGCGCTGCGGCCTCGTGCTCGTTGGGGATCAGCAGGTCGACGGCGTCCAGGAGCGCGGACGGCAGCGGCTGCACCGGGGAGGGGGTGAGGATCGTGCGTACGCCGCGGTCCTTCGCCGTCCGGGCCGCCTCGGTCACGGCGGTCAGCGGCAGTTCCAGTTGCAGGAGCAGCAGGCCTGCCGCCGCTACGGCGGCCCTCTCGCCCGGGCCGAGCGCGGTCACGGTGCCGTTGGCGCCCGGGATCACCACGATCGCGTTGGCCCCCTCGTCGTCGACGACGATGTGCGCGGTGCCGCTGGGACCCGCGACGGTGTGCAGCAGATCCGTGTCCACTCCGGCGTGTTCCAGATTCGTGCGGAGGGCCGAGCCGTACTCGTCGGTCCCGACCGCGCCGATCATCACCACCTCGCCTCCCGCGCGGGCCGCGGCGACGGCCTGGTTGGCGCCCTTGCCCCCGGGGACGGTACGGAACTCCCGTCCGGTGACGGTCTCCCCGCGCCCGGGCGCCCGGGCGACGTAGGCGACCAGGTCCATGTTGGTGCTGCCGAGCACCGCGATCGCTGTCATGGGCGGCGTACCTCCTGATGGGTCAGTTCCGCGAGGGTGTCGAAGCCGATCGAGCCGAAGCCGGATACGGACGTGGCGAGGCGGTTCTTGAGCGGGGCGGTCCACCGGTCGGGGAGCGCGGCGGCGCGCCCGGCCAGCAGACCCGCGAGCGAACCGGCCGTCGCGCCGTTCGAGTCGGTGTCCCAGCCGCCGGACACCGCGCAGCCGATGGAACGGCCGAAGTCCCCGTCGGCGTGGGTGAGGGCGGCGGCGAGCAGGGCCGTGTTCGGCAGGACGTGCACCCAGTGGTGGGTGGACCCGTAGATCTCGTGGAGCCGGTCCACGACCGTGTCGAAGTCCGGTTCGGCGCGGGCCGCATCGATGCCGAGGCGCACCGCGTGCGCGTACCGGGAGCGGGGCGGCACCACCCGGAGCCCGGCCGCCAGGCAGCCGTGCACATCGGTCTCGCCGCCCGCCGCCTCGGCCAGGGCGGCGGCGGTGAACATCGCTCCGTACACCCCGTTGGCCGTGTGGGTCAGGACCGCGTCCCGGTGGGCCTGTTCCGCGGCGGCTCCCGGATCGCCGGGGTTGGTCCAGCCGTGCACGTCGGCCCTGATCCGGGCGCCGATCCACTCCCGGAACGGGTTGCGGTGGCGTGCGGTGTCCGGCGGCTCGATGCCGTCGAGCAGATTGCGGTAGGCGACGCGCTCCGCGGTGAAGACCCGGCCCGCGGGGAGTTCGTCGAGCCACAGCCGCGCCAGGTCGGACGTGCTGAATCCCCGGCCGTGCCGCTGGAGCAACAGCACGGTCAGCAGCGGGTGGTCGAGGTCGTCGTCCTCGGGCATCCCGTCGATGTTCTCGGCGAGCGAGGTGGGCGCCGAGCGGCGGTTCCACGGGTAGGCGGCGGCCAGCGGACCGGGCAGCCCCCGGGCCGTGAACCAGCTGGTGAGCGGCCAGTTGCCGGTGGCGCGCGCCAGGGCGCGGATGCCGGCCAGCGGCAGCTTCTCGACCGGCTTGCCCAGCAGACAGCCGGCGGCCCGGCCCAGCCAGGCCGCGTGCAGAGCGTCGGGCCCGACGGACACCGCGGAGGCGCGCGGGGCGGGCCAGCGCGGGCAGGCTGCCCGGATCCCGGGCAGGCCGGTCGGCTCATCGCCCGTCAGCGGGCTTTCCAGCAGGGCGAGTTCGTCCAGGAGTTCCTCGGCGAGCGCGCGCAGTCGGTGTGGCGCGGCAGTCTCCGAGGCGCCCGCCCTCTCCGGGGCCGTTCTGCCGCCCGCCGAGAGCCACCGCTGTCGGATGTCACCGGCGTCCCGGCCGTCCTGCGCGGCCTGGCGCAGCTCGTGGCCCACCAGGTCCTCCGGCTGGACCCATGTCAGGCGTACGGTCACCGTCCGTCGCCCGCCAGCTCGGCGAACGCCGCCTCGTGCGCACGGCGCGTGGCCGTGTCCCGTACGAAGACCTCACGGGCCACCTCCGCCAGCGCCCGCGCCGGGGCGTGGAGGTCGAGACGGCTGGCCTCGCCGACCGTCTTCACCCAGGTCGAGGGAAT
The DNA window shown above is from Streptomyces sp. Alt3 and carries:
- a CDS encoding HpcH/HpaI aldolase/citrate lyase family protein, giving the protein MSPVPLTWLYVPGDRPEVVRKALGSGADVVIVDLEDAVAPDRKEYARAATAELLSDPVTADPVAVPVHVRVHGECDVKALHGLPGLSGMRLPKITHAASVHHVAALAPGVPLYPLLESALAIEHAYSIAGAHHAVRGVALGEADLRADLGVRDDSGLDWSRGRVVIAARAAGLDPPVMSVFPDVRDLSGLRSSCAHGRDLGLLGRAAIHPRQLPVIERAFRPTAREVEEAEEVLEASRTEAGAQALPDGRFVDAAVVATAERTLSLARRRR
- a CDS encoding CaiB/BaiF CoA transferase family protein translates to MSTPTNPAASATTPPLAGLRVLDLATLFAGPLAATMLGDFGAEVVKVEHPRRPDPSRGHGPAKDGIGLWWKLLGRNKRTLTLDLSSPGGRDVLLKLAADTDVIIENFRPGTLERWGLGWEELRAANPRLVLARVTGFGQTGPYAHRPGFGTLAEAMSGFAAVTGEPDGPPTLPPFGLADSIAALATAYAVMTALAGRDRTGEGQVVDMAIIEPILTVLGPQPLWYDQLGYVQPRTGNRSRNNAPRNTYRTADGHWVAVSTSAQSVAERVMRLVGRPELIEEPWFSAGSTRAEHADELDEAVGHWISRRTRDEAVDAFEKAEAAIAPIHDVRDVMEDPQYRALGTITEVDDPELGPLRMQNVLFRLSGTPGAVRWAGRPHGADTEEILTGLGLSASAIAALRDEGAL
- the rbsK gene encoding ribokinase, with the protein product MTAIAVLGSTNMDLVAYVARAPGRGETVTGREFRTVPGGKGANQAVAAARAGGEVVMIGAVGTDEYGSALRTNLEHAGVDTDLLHTVAGPSGTAHIVVDDEGANAIVVIPGANGTVTALGPGERAAVAAAGLLLLQLELPLTAVTEAARTAKDRGVRTILTPSPVQPLPSALLDAVDLLIPNEHEAAALTGCEEPHAAAQILLRQVPEVVITLGRKGCLYAARDGEPVLFPAPEVTAVDTTGAGDTFVGTLAVALGEGRSVPEAVAWASSAAALCVQKPGASTSMPYRSEIDAA
- a CDS encoding ADP-ribosylglycohydrolase family protein; this encodes MTVRLTWVQPEDLVGHELRQAAQDGRDAGDIRQRWLSAGGRTAPERAGASETAAPHRLRALAEELLDELALLESPLTGDEPTGLPGIRAACPRWPAPRASAVSVGPDALHAAWLGRAAGCLLGKPVEKLPLAGIRALARATGNWPLTSWFTARGLPGPLAAAYPWNRRSAPTSLAENIDGMPEDDDLDHPLLTVLLLQRHGRGFSTSDLARLWLDELPAGRVFTAERVAYRNLLDGIEPPDTARHRNPFREWIGARIRADVHGWTNPGDPGAAAEQAHRDAVLTHTANGVYGAMFTAAALAEAAGGETDVHGCLAAGLRVVPPRSRYAHAVRLGIDAARAEPDFDTVVDRLHEIYGSTHHWVHVLPNTALLAAALTHADGDFGRSIGCAVSGGWDTDSNGATAGSLAGLLAGRAAALPDRWTAPLKNRLATSVSGFGSIGFDTLAELTHQEVRRP